A genomic segment from Desulfuromonas thiophila encodes:
- the elbB gene encoding isoprenoid biosynthesis glyoxalase ElbB — MATVGVILAGCGVYDGSEIHEAVLALLALDRAGVKVQCLAPDKAQMHVVNHQSGDVAEGESRQILVEAARIARGNVLPLGRVRAEDFDALVLPGGFGAAKNLCNFAIKGADCDVDEEVAALVRALVAAGKPIAAICIAPVLLARILGSDGRKPRLTIGSDSTTAAALIAMGAEHVPCPVDDCVVDTQLKLVTTPAYMLARSITEAARGIDKTIQTLIGML, encoded by the coding sequence ATGGCAACTGTTGGTGTGATTCTTGCCGGCTGCGGCGTCTACGACGGCAGCGAAATCCATGAAGCGGTGCTGGCGCTGCTGGCCCTCGACCGAGCCGGCGTCAAGGTACAGTGTCTGGCGCCGGACAAGGCCCAGATGCATGTGGTCAACCACCAGAGTGGCGATGTCGCCGAGGGCGAAAGTCGCCAGATACTGGTGGAAGCCGCCCGCATTGCCCGCGGCAACGTGCTGCCGCTGGGCCGCGTCCGCGCCGAAGACTTCGACGCCTTGGTGCTGCCCGGCGGCTTCGGCGCTGCCAAAAATCTGTGCAACTTTGCCATCAAGGGTGCTGATTGCGATGTCGATGAAGAGGTCGCCGCGCTGGTCCGCGCGCTGGTCGCCGCCGGCAAACCCATTGCCGCCATCTGCATCGCGCCGGTTCTGCTGGCCCGCATCCTCGGCAGCGACGGCCGCAAACCACGTCTGACCATCGGCAGCGACAGCACCACCGCTGCCGCCCTGATCGCCATGGGCGCTGAACATGTCCCCTGCCCTGTGGACGACTGCGTGGTGGATACGCAACTGAAACTGGTGACCACGCCCGCCTACATGCTGGCCCGTTCCATTACCGAAGCTGCCAGGGGCATCGACAAAACCATCCAGACCCTGATCGGCATGCTTTGA
- a CDS encoding helix-turn-helix domain-containing protein, which produces MRDEVKELQIGMKIRNLRQDRRLTLQDVADRTGLSKPLLSQIENNQVIPPLATLLRIAKAFGITLNCFFEDERDENKCILIRAGQQHSRQLRPSHSHRPQPYTYHSRAYGKTRHHMEPFDVEFLARQWHDDLLVRHEGEEFLYLLEGEVEFRYGDQTYHLRPGDSVYYDSSEPHGYIAIGNIRPRALAVLYSKS; this is translated from the coding sequence ATGCGCGACGAAGTCAAGGAACTGCAGATCGGCATGAAAATCCGCAACCTGCGGCAGGACCGGCGCCTGACCCTGCAGGATGTGGCCGACCGCACCGGCTTGTCCAAGCCGCTGCTGTCCCAGATCGAAAACAACCAGGTGATTCCGCCCCTGGCCACGCTGTTGCGCATCGCCAAGGCCTTCGGCATCACCCTCAACTGTTTTTTCGAGGACGAGCGCGACGAAAACAAATGCATCCTCATCCGCGCCGGCCAGCAACACAGCCGCCAGCTGCGCCCTTCCCACAGCCACCGGCCGCAGCCGTACACCTATCATTCACGCGCCTACGGCAAAACCCGCCACCATATGGAACCCTTCGATGTGGAGTTTCTTGCCCGCCAGTGGCACGATGACCTGCTGGTGCGCCATGAAGGCGAGGAGTTCCTCTATCTGCTCGAAGGTGAGGTGGAATTCCGCTACGGCGACCAGACCTATCACCTGCGGCCGGGCGATTCGGTCTACTACGATTCGAGCGAACCCCACGGCTACATCGCCATCGGCAACATCCGTCCGCGAGCCCTGGCCGTTCTGTACTCGAAAAGCTGA
- a CDS encoding VIT1/CCC1 transporter family protein: MDASLRNDLLTLQRGEITEQQIYQHLARRLKDANNRTILERMAAEEQRHYSILRRHTGVEVAPQRWRVWLYCSLALLFGLTFTLKHMERGEDRARRRYESLAAQIPEATEIALDEKNHERQVLDLLDEERLRYTGSIVLGLNDALVELTGVLAGLTLALQNTRLIALTGLITGISAALSMACSEYLSTKNDPGQDGQPRTAALYTGCAYIVTVILLVAPFFLLGHYLLCLLASLLMAIAIIAGFNYYLCVAQDLDFTARFREMVTLSLGVAVLSFVLGYLARLVLGVNL; the protein is encoded by the coding sequence ATGGACGCCAGCCTCCGCAATGACCTGCTTACCCTGCAACGCGGCGAAATCACCGAACAGCAGATCTATCAGCATCTGGCGCGCCGCCTCAAGGACGCCAACAACCGGACCATCCTCGAACGCATGGCAGCTGAGGAACAGCGTCATTACAGCATCCTGCGCCGCCACACCGGGGTCGAGGTGGCGCCACAACGCTGGCGGGTGTGGCTGTACTGCAGCCTGGCGCTGCTGTTCGGTCTGACCTTCACCCTCAAGCACATGGAACGCGGCGAGGATCGCGCCCGCCGCCGTTATGAGTCCCTTGCTGCCCAGATTCCGGAAGCCACCGAAATCGCCCTAGATGAAAAAAACCACGAACGTCAGGTGCTCGACCTGCTCGATGAAGAACGCCTGCGCTACACCGGCTCCATTGTCCTCGGCCTCAACGATGCCCTGGTGGAACTCACCGGTGTGCTGGCCGGCCTGACCCTGGCCCTGCAGAATACCCGCCTGATCGCCCTTACCGGGCTGATCACCGGCATCAGCGCCGCCCTTTCCATGGCCTGCTCGGAGTATCTCTCAACCAAAAACGATCCGGGCCAGGATGGTCAGCCCCGCACGGCGGCGCTCTACACCGGCTGCGCCTACATTGTCACCGTGATTCTGCTGGTGGCGCCCTTCTTCCTGCTGGGCCATTACCTGTTGTGCCTGCTGGCAAGCCTGCTGATGGCGATCGCCATCATCGCCGGATTCAATTACTACCTGTGCGTAGCGCAGGATCTCGATTTCACCGCCCGTTTCCGCGAAATGGTCACCTTAAGTCTCGGGGTTGCTGTCCTGAGTTTCGTGCTTGGCTATCTGGCACGGCTGGTGCTGGGCGTGAACCTCTAG
- a CDS encoding cytochrome c3 family protein, translating to MKNLLFAVLAVVVAFVPVFLAQQDGTSAPIVKVEVLPEGVYKYKGATKGDVKFDHNMHIEAAESDCSLCHEGEPAKIDVSDMSAGHALCGTCHTQVEDMSACNKCHSK from the coding sequence ATGAAAAATCTGTTGTTTGCGGTGCTGGCCGTGGTTGTCGCGTTTGTTCCGGTGTTCCTGGCCCAGCAGGATGGCACCAGTGCCCCCATCGTCAAGGTGGAGGTGCTGCCCGAGGGTGTCTACAAGTACAAGGGTGCCACCAAGGGCGATGTCAAGTTTGATCACAACATGCACATCGAAGCCGCCGAGAGCGACTGTAGTCTCTGTCATGAGGGTGAGCCGGCCAAGATCGATGTTTCCGACATGTCCGCTGGTCATGCCCTGTGCGGAACCTGCCATACCCAGGTTGAGGACATGAGCGCCTGTAATAAGTGTCACAGTAAATAG
- a CDS encoding RluA family pseudouridine synthase: protein MSDIREFVCENSAERLDQLLARLCPDLSRSQIKRLVERQRVRVDGQVVKAGSRLKAGQRICLQPEAPEPCEARPQALPLEILYEDDALVVVNKAAGMVVHPACGHGSGTLVNALLHHCGDLSGIGGVQRPGIVHRLDKDTSGILVVTKDDASHQHLAAQFKDHTVNRRYLTLVHGIVQQSEGSIRSAIGRHPQDRKKMSGRVREGRLAVSHWQVVRRYDQPRLTLLRMRLETGRTHQIRVHLAEMNLPVVGDPVYGNPGRAAAIGDTAVRALVQGLKRQALHACLLGFIHPRTGAYLEFHSPLPADMAALVALLEEKYGETSAEPVF, encoded by the coding sequence ATGAGCGATATCCGCGAATTTGTTTGTGAAAATAGTGCTGAGCGTCTCGATCAGCTGCTGGCGCGGCTGTGCCCGGATCTAAGCCGTTCCCAGATCAAGCGTCTGGTCGAGCGGCAGCGCGTGCGTGTCGATGGCCAGGTGGTCAAGGCCGGTTCGCGCCTTAAAGCGGGTCAGCGCATCTGTCTGCAACCGGAGGCGCCGGAGCCCTGTGAGGCCCGGCCGCAGGCCTTGCCGCTGGAAATCCTTTATGAGGATGACGCGCTGGTGGTGGTAAACAAAGCGGCTGGCATGGTGGTGCATCCGGCCTGCGGTCACGGTAGTGGCACCCTGGTTAATGCGCTGCTGCATCATTGTGGTGATCTGTCAGGTATTGGCGGTGTGCAGCGGCCCGGTATCGTCCACCGGCTTGACAAGGATACCTCCGGTATTCTGGTGGTGACCAAGGACGATGCCAGTCATCAGCATCTGGCGGCTCAGTTCAAGGACCATACGGTCAATCGCCGCTATCTGACCCTGGTGCATGGCATTGTCCAGCAGAGTGAGGGTAGCATCCGTTCGGCCATCGGTCGTCATCCACAGGACCGCAAGAAGATGAGCGGCCGGGTGCGCGAAGGCCGGCTGGCGGTGAGTCACTGGCAGGTGGTGCGGCGCTACGATCAACCGCGTCTGACCCTGCTGCGGATGCGGCTGGAAACCGGGCGGACGCACCAGATTCGTGTGCATCTGGCCGAAATGAATCTGCCGGTGGTCGGCGATCCGGTCTACGGCAATCCCGGTCGCGCCGCCGCTATTGGCGATACCGCCGTGCGGGCGCTGGTGCAGGGGCTGAAACGCCAGGCCCTGCATGCCTGTCTGCTGGGATTTATCCATCCGCGCACCGGCGCCTATCTGGAGTTTCACAGCCCGCTGCCGGCTGACATGGCGGCGCTGGTGGCACTGCTGGAGGAAAAATACGGCGAAACGTCGGCCGAGCCTGTGTTCTGA
- the pgeF gene encoding peptidoglycan editing factor PgeF, which yields MELVRQGKISYLQAAWAKPPQLFAGVTTRNGGVSRPPYNSLNLGSNTDDAPYNVEGNRSTLAHSFDIALHELLLVKQVHGNDILLVDDDNHDVSHFQNVEADAIITARPGLMIGVTVADCYPLLLADPRRRVAAVAHLGWRGMAAGLIGKTVAAMVEEFGCQRSQLLAALGPGISARHYRVGKEVRDAFRANPLAGDWSALATEVALGQWQLDLQKSALLQLAAAGIDGPRCDASDLCSYRNKDMLFSYRRDQGQTGRQMGFVLLR from the coding sequence ATGGAACTGGTTCGACAGGGCAAGATCAGCTATCTGCAGGCCGCCTGGGCCAAGCCGCCCCAGCTGTTTGCCGGGGTGACCACCCGCAATGGCGGTGTCAGCCGGCCGCCGTATAATTCGCTTAATCTTGGCAGCAATACCGACGACGCGCCCTACAATGTTGAAGGCAACCGTTCGACGTTGGCGCACAGTTTCGATATCGCGCTGCATGAGTTGCTGCTGGTCAAGCAGGTGCATGGCAACGACATCCTGCTGGTCGACGATGACAACCACGATGTCAGTCATTTCCAGAACGTCGAGGCCGATGCCATCATTACCGCCCGGCCTGGGCTGATGATCGGTGTCACGGTGGCGGACTGCTATCCGCTGTTGTTGGCCGATCCGCGCCGGCGGGTGGCGGCGGTGGCCCATCTGGGCTGGCGCGGCATGGCTGCGGGCCTGATCGGCAAGACCGTTGCCGCCATGGTCGAGGAATTCGGTTGTCAGCGCAGCCAGCTGCTGGCGGCCCTTGGACCGGGCATCAGCGCCCGCCATTATCGCGTTGGCAAGGAGGTGCGTGACGCCTTTCGCGCCAATCCGCTGGCTGGCGACTGGAGTGCCCTGGCCACGGAGGTTGCCTTGGGGCAGTGGCAGTTGGACCTGCAGAAAAGTGCCCTGCTGCAGCTGGCGGCTGCCGGCATCGACGGGCCGCGCTGTGATGCCAGCGACCTGTGCAGTTATCGCAACAAGGACATGCTGTTTTCCTATCGCCGCGATCAGGGGCAGACCGGCCGGCAGATGGGTTTTGTTCTGCTGCGCTGA
- a CDS encoding TrkH family potassium uptake protein — translation MRATDVLHILGGLLLFLAGALLLPLPVALWFDDGAAGAFLQSALISLLAGLALLKGFAGGRELGLREGFAVVSFGWLLYALFGALPYLLSDAIPAPVDAIFETMSGFTTTGSTILSRIEPLPHSVLFWRALTHWLGGMGIIVLSLAILPLLGVGGMQLFQAEVPGPTADRLKPRIQDTAKLLWGVYVLLTAAEVVLLMAGGMNTFDAVCHAFATLATGGFSTRDASVAAYDSAYIDAVITLFMFLAGVNFSLHYYALRGRIDSYFRNEEFRFYLLLTGGATLLIMLFNQGAVYTSLADNLRYSLFQVASIMTTTGFGTADFEGWPVLSQYLLVFLMFIGGCAGSTGGGIKVARILLLLKQSFGQLHHLIHPRRVYLVKLGNQPVPAEVLQGILGFFALFMGVFVVASFLLAACGLDLVSAGAAVIATLGNIGPGLGSVGPVDNFGHVAPLGKMVLILCMLLGRLELFTVLVLLLPSFWRR, via the coding sequence ATGCGCGCCACCGACGTTCTGCACATCCTCGGTGGCCTGCTGCTGTTTCTGGCCGGAGCGCTGCTGCTGCCGCTGCCCGTGGCCCTGTGGTTCGACGACGGCGCTGCCGGCGCCTTTTTGCAGTCGGCCCTGATCAGCCTGTTGGCCGGGCTGGCACTGCTCAAGGGCTTTGCCGGCGGCCGGGAGCTGGGCCTGCGGGAAGGGTTTGCCGTGGTCAGCTTCGGCTGGCTGCTCTACGCCCTGTTCGGCGCCCTGCCCTATCTGCTCAGCGACGCCATTCCGGCACCGGTGGACGCGATATTCGAGACCATGAGTGGCTTCACCACCACCGGCTCAACCATTCTCAGCCGCATCGAACCCCTGCCCCACAGCGTGCTGTTCTGGCGCGCCCTGACCCACTGGCTCGGCGGCATGGGCATCATCGTGCTGAGCCTTGCCATCCTGCCTCTGCTCGGTGTTGGCGGCATGCAACTGTTTCAGGCCGAGGTGCCTGGCCCAACCGCCGACCGCCTTAAACCACGCATCCAGGACACCGCCAAGCTGCTATGGGGGGTTTATGTGCTGCTCACCGCCGCCGAGGTGGTGCTGCTGATGGCGGGAGGCATGAACACCTTCGACGCCGTCTGTCACGCCTTCGCCACCCTCGCCACCGGCGGTTTTTCCACCCGTGACGCATCGGTCGCCGCCTATGACAGTGCCTATATCGACGCGGTCATCACCCTGTTCATGTTCCTTGCCGGGGTCAACTTCTCCCTGCACTACTATGCTCTGCGCGGCCGCATCGACAGCTATTTCCGTAATGAGGAATTCCGCTTCTACCTGCTGCTGACCGGCGGCGCCACGCTGCTGATCATGCTGTTCAATCAGGGCGCGGTCTACACCAGCCTGGCCGACAATCTGCGCTACAGCCTGTTCCAGGTGGCATCAATCATGACCACCACCGGTTTCGGTACTGCCGATTTCGAGGGCTGGCCGGTGTTGAGCCAATACCTGCTGGTGTTTCTGATGTTCATCGGCGGCTGTGCCGGCTCCACCGGTGGCGGCATCAAGGTCGCCCGCATTCTGCTGCTGCTCAAACAGAGCTTCGGCCAGTTGCACCACCTGATCCACCCGCGACGGGTCTATCTGGTCAAGCTCGGCAACCAGCCGGTGCCCGCCGAGGTGCTGCAAGGCATTCTCGGCTTCTTCGCCCTGTTCATGGGCGTATTCGTCGTCGCATCCTTTCTGCTGGCAGCCTGCGGCCTCGACCTGGTCTCGGCCGGCGCCGCCGTCATCGCCACCCTCGGCAACATCGGCCCGGGGCTGGGCAGCGTTGGCCCGGTGGACAACTTCGGCCACGTGGCGCCACTCGGCAAGATGGTGCTGATCCTGTGTATGCTGCTGGGCCGGCTGGAGCTGTTCACCGTGCTGGTGCTGCTGCTGCCCTCGTTCTGGCGCCGCTGA
- the trkA gene encoding Trk system potassium transporter TrkA has product MKILIVGAGQVGYFLCERLSHEGHEVVLIDRDETHLRRAQDRLNVLGLLGNGASAEILEQANIRQTDIFIAVTDLDEVNILACLLAREYEVRTRIARVRSIEYRSHGAVLSKEKLGIDLLINPADEVADEMVKIASRSGAFDVAEFVEGKIQFLGYHMTKDSPLCGLTLRELGELRGMYRFVVAAIGRRDKTIIPRGDDGIEAGDDLYLFAHEQDLPAIQYLLQGKTSRSRRGPRVFVLGGGQVGQRVALQLEEQGCDIRLIDRDPLRCQQLAARLKKTIVLQASGTDIHALLEEGLEQADVLITTTERDETNILCALLYKQHCQGRALALVNKPELLTLAPSLGIDACISPRLAAAGAILKYVRRGGVVSLATIEGSNAEAMEIVVREGNRHCEVPLKKLDFPANAIIGAIVRGDHYEIASGDSVLRAGDRVVVFALPEAQSRVDRFFA; this is encoded by the coding sequence ATGAAAATCCTCATTGTCGGTGCCGGCCAGGTCGGCTACTTCCTGTGTGAGCGGCTCAGCCATGAAGGGCACGAGGTCGTTCTCATCGACCGCGACGAAACCCATCTGCGCCGCGCCCAGGATCGCCTTAATGTGCTCGGCCTGCTCGGCAACGGCGCCAGCGCTGAAATTCTTGAGCAGGCCAACATCCGCCAGACCGACATCTTCATCGCCGTCACCGATCTCGACGAGGTCAACATCCTCGCCTGCCTGCTGGCACGCGAGTACGAGGTCAGAACCCGCATCGCCCGTGTCCGCAGCATTGAGTACCGCAGCCACGGCGCGGTGCTGTCGAAGGAAAAGCTCGGCATTGATCTGCTGATCAACCCGGCCGACGAGGTGGCCGACGAAATGGTCAAGATCGCCAGCCGCAGCGGCGCCTTTGACGTGGCCGAATTCGTCGAGGGCAAGATCCAGTTCCTCGGCTACCACATGACCAAGGACAGCCCGCTATGCGGCCTGACCCTGCGTGAACTGGGCGAACTGCGCGGCATGTACCGCTTCGTCGTCGCCGCTATCGGCCGGCGCGACAAGACCATCATCCCGCGCGGTGACGATGGCATCGAAGCCGGTGATGATCTATATCTCTTCGCTCACGAACAGGATCTGCCGGCCATCCAGTACCTGTTGCAGGGCAAGACCAGCCGCAGCCGGCGCGGGCCACGCGTGTTCGTCCTCGGTGGCGGCCAGGTCGGTCAGCGGGTGGCCTTGCAGCTGGAAGAGCAGGGCTGCGACATCCGCCTGATCGACCGCGATCCGCTGCGCTGCCAGCAATTGGCGGCACGGCTGAAAAAAACCATCGTGCTCCAGGCCAGTGGCACGGACATCCACGCCCTGCTGGAAGAAGGCCTGGAACAGGCCGACGTGCTCATCACCACCACCGAACGCGATGAAACCAACATTCTCTGCGCCCTGCTCTATAAACAACACTGTCAGGGCCGCGCACTGGCGCTGGTCAACAAGCCCGAGCTGCTGACGCTGGCACCGAGTCTGGGTATCGACGCCTGCATCTCGCCCCGCCTGGCAGCGGCCGGTGCCATTCTCAAATACGTCCGCCGCGGCGGTGTGGTATCGCTGGCCACCATTGAGGGCAGCAACGCCGAAGCCATGGAGATCGTCGTACGGGAAGGCAACCGCCACTGCGAGGTTCCGCTTAAAAAACTCGATTTTCCCGCCAATGCCATCATCGGTGCCATCGTCCGTGGCGATCACTACGAAATCGCCAGCGGCGATTCGGTGCTCAGAGCCGGCGACCGGGTGGTCGTCTTCGCCCTGCCCGAGGCCCAGTCCCGCGTTGACAGGTTCTTCGCCTGA
- a CDS encoding HNH endonuclease, with protein MEGIEVAPEQLRRERDKARELRKSAWWKNRIASGRCHYCGAQVPPAELTLDHIVPLVRGGRSTRGNCVPACKACNSKKQDLLPCEWQDYLDRLAGN; from the coding sequence ATGGAAGGGATAGAGGTGGCGCCGGAGCAGTTGCGGCGCGAGCGTGACAAGGCCCGCGAATTGCGTAAAAGCGCCTGGTGGAAAAACCGCATTGCCAGTGGCCGCTGTCATTATTGCGGCGCCCAGGTGCCGCCGGCAGAGCTGACGCTGGATCACATTGTGCCGCTGGTGCGCGGCGGTCGCAGTACGCGCGGCAACTGTGTGCCGGCCTGTAAGGCCTGCAACAGCAAAAAACAGGATCTGCTGCCCTGTGAATGGCAGGATTATCTCGATCGGCTGGCCGGCAACTAA
- a CDS encoding TIGR01212 family radical SAM protein (This family includes YhcC from E. coli K-12, an uncharacterized radical SAM protein.), producing the protein MTKPYRLYSEALKQQFGCRVHKISIDAGFACPNRGGSRQQPGCLFCDPQGSGASGIARRLSIAGQLEQGKEVMRRKYRASRFIAYFQPFSNTFGPVERLRHCYEEALAVADVVGLAIGTRPDCVAEPVLALLAELQRRTDLWLELGLQSCHDRTLAFLRRGHDYGCFLDAVARVRRYGVRLCVHVILGLPGESRDEMLQLADEMARLHVDGIKIHLLHVLRGTALGDLYEQGAIRVLEQEAYVQLAVDFLERLQPDTLIQRLTGDGPRETLLAPLWSLNKWEVLNAIEQEMARRGSLQGCRCRYR; encoded by the coding sequence ATGACCAAGCCCTACCGCCTGTACTCCGAAGCCCTCAAGCAGCAGTTCGGTTGCCGGGTACACAAGATTTCCATCGACGCCGGCTTTGCCTGCCCCAATCGCGGCGGCAGCCGCCAGCAGCCGGGCTGCCTGTTTTGTGACCCGCAGGGCTCGGGCGCCAGTGGTATCGCCCGGCGCCTGTCGATTGCCGGTCAACTCGAACAGGGCAAGGAGGTGATGCGGCGCAAGTACCGCGCCAGCCGCTTTATTGCCTATTTCCAGCCATTCAGTAACACCTTCGGTCCGGTTGAGAGGCTGCGTCACTGCTATGAGGAGGCTCTGGCGGTGGCCGATGTGGTTGGTCTGGCCATCGGTACCCGGCCCGATTGCGTGGCTGAGCCGGTGCTGGCGCTGTTGGCCGAACTGCAGCGGCGCACCGACCTGTGGCTGGAACTGGGTTTGCAAAGCTGTCATGACCGGACGCTGGCGTTTTTGCGGCGTGGCCACGATTATGGCTGTTTTCTCGATGCTGTGGCGCGCGTCCGCCGCTATGGCGTGCGGCTGTGCGTGCATGTGATTCTGGGGCTGCCGGGGGAGAGTCGGGACGAGATGCTGCAGCTGGCCGATGAAATGGCCCGATTGCATGTCGATGGCATCAAGATTCATCTGCTGCATGTGCTGCGCGGCACAGCGCTGGGTGATCTGTATGAGCAGGGTGCGATCCGGGTGCTGGAACAGGAGGCCTATGTGCAGCTGGCGGTGGATTTTCTGGAACGGCTGCAGCCGGATACGCTGATTCAGCGCCTGACCGGCGATGGCCCGCGCGAGACGCTGCTGGCACCGTTGTGGTCGCTGAACAAGTGGGAGGTGCTCAATGCCATCGAGCAGGAGATGGCCCGCCGTGGCAGCCTGCAGGGCTGCCGCTGCCGTTACCGCTGA
- a CDS encoding ATP-dependent helicase, with the protein MPLNPQQQQAVAHRQGALLVLAGAGSGKTRVITRRIAALLRDVPAEQIVALTFTNKAAREMRERVIDQVGRAAAKGLIVATFHSLGVRILRQHIDRLGYKTNFSIFATGDQLRLVRDLLARHQPGCSASIAEQVLARIGRAKNELQRPAQFQPRIDDPVDALTAQLYPRYQQALKACNVIDFDDILLLTLQLFEQAADVARHYRQQLRYVLVDEYQDTNAVQYRLLRELCAEHGNLCVVGDDDQSIYGWRGAVAGNILDFGRDFPGACIIKLEQNYRSSGRILAVANALIRHNPDRHDKRLWSAGAPGAPVVYRLCDDGEDEAMAVVETIHQERYARQRAYRDFAILYRTNGQSRAFEEQLRYENIPYVLIGGQQFFDRKEVRDALAYFKVLANPLDEINLLRILNYPRRGIGEQSAEKLIALSLEWQQSLWQVLQRPDLPDHLGDKVAQAVHDFVSLLQRYRRLLGRGGQLVPDAQALFAEIGFEDELCRQAEDPKQARRRIDNLHEVFNALSAYVEREGVATLEGFLEKVSLLDRDEPVRGSKEEKLKQDAVVLMSLHSSKGLEFPCVFLVGLEEGSLPHGKVLEEGGDVREERRLCYVGITRARERLLLLGAARRRRYGRLQPQVPSRFLAEIPPELLENQAAEPAPVDPQQQAVRAADFFSRIQTLLKTDNG; encoded by the coding sequence ATGCCGCTTAATCCGCAGCAGCAGCAGGCCGTCGCGCATCGGCAAGGCGCTCTGCTGGTGCTGGCCGGCGCTGGCAGCGGCAAGACCCGCGTCATCACCCGCCGTATTGCCGCTCTGCTGCGCGACGTGCCGGCCGAGCAGATTGTGGCCCTGACCTTCACCAACAAGGCGGCACGCGAGATGCGCGAGCGGGTGATCGATCAGGTGGGCCGCGCGGCGGCCAAGGGGCTGATTGTCGCCACCTTCCATTCCCTGGGAGTACGCATCCTGCGCCAGCACATCGACCGGCTGGGCTACAAGACCAATTTCTCCATTTTCGCCACCGGAGACCAGCTGCGGCTGGTACGCGATCTGCTGGCGCGGCACCAGCCGGGCTGCTCCGCCAGCATTGCTGAACAGGTGCTGGCACGCATCGGCCGGGCCAAGAACGAGCTGCAGCGGCCGGCCCAGTTTCAACCCCGGATCGATGATCCCGTTGATGCCCTGACGGCGCAGCTCTATCCGCGCTACCAACAGGCCCTCAAGGCCTGTAATGTCATCGATTTCGACGATATCCTGCTGCTGACGCTGCAGCTGTTCGAGCAGGCGGCGGACGTGGCGCGCCATTACCGGCAGCAGCTGCGCTATGTGCTGGTTGACGAATACCAGGACACCAATGCCGTGCAGTACCGCCTGTTGCGCGAACTCTGTGCCGAACACGGCAATCTGTGCGTGGTGGGCGACGATGATCAGTCGATCTACGGCTGGCGCGGTGCCGTGGCCGGAAACATTCTTGATTTCGGTCGTGATTTTCCCGGTGCCTGTATCATCAAGCTGGAACAGAACTACCGCTCCAGCGGCCGGATTCTGGCGGTGGCCAACGCCTTGATCCGCCACAATCCTGACCGTCACGACAAGCGGCTGTGGAGTGCCGGCGCGCCTGGGGCGCCGGTGGTTTACCGGTTGTGTGATGATGGCGAGGACGAGGCCATGGCGGTGGTCGAGACCATTCACCAGGAACGCTACGCCCGCCAGCGGGCCTATCGCGATTTTGCGATTCTGTATCGCACCAATGGTCAGTCGCGGGCCTTCGAGGAGCAGCTGCGCTATGAAAATATTCCCTATGTGCTGATCGGCGGCCAGCAGTTCTTTGACCGCAAGGAGGTACGCGACGCCCTGGCCTATTTCAAGGTATTGGCCAACCCCCTCGACGAGATCAATTTGCTGCGCATTCTCAACTATCCCCGGCGGGGCATCGGCGAGCAGAGCGCCGAAAAACTGATTGCGCTGTCCCTTGAATGGCAGCAGTCTCTCTGGCAGGTGCTGCAGCGGCCGGATTTGCCTGACCACCTGGGTGACAAGGTGGCACAGGCGGTGCATGATTTTGTCAGCCTGCTGCAGCGGTACCGGCGCCTGCTTGGCCGGGGCGGCCAACTGGTGCCTGATGCCCAGGCCCTGTTTGCAGAAATCGGCTTCGAGGATGAGCTGTGCCGCCAGGCCGAAGATCCGAAACAGGCGCGCCGCCGCATCGACAACCTGCACGAGGTGTTCAACGCCCTGTCGGCCTATGTCGAGCGCGAGGGCGTGGCCACCCTGGAGGGTTTTCTTGAAAAGGTTTCCCTGCTCGACCGCGATGAACCGGTGCGCGGCAGCAAGGAGGAGAAGCTCAAGCAGGATGCCGTGGTGCTGATGAGTCTGCATTCGAGCAAGGGGCTGGAGTTTCCCTGCGTTTTTCTGGTGGGGCTCGAAGAGGGCAGTCTGCCTCATGGCAAGGTGCTGGAGGAGGGGGGCGATGTGCGCGAGGAGCGCCGCCTGTGTTATGTTGGTATCACCCGCGCGCGCGAGCGTCTGCTGCTGCTGGGGGCAGCGCGGCGGCGCCGTTACGGCCGACTGCAGCCCCAGGTGCCTAGCCGTTTTCTGGCGGAAATTCCGCCGGAGCTGCTCGAAAATCAGGCAGCGGAGCCTGCGCCGGTCGATCCACAGCAGCAGGCGGTGCGGGCGGCGGATTTCTTCAGCCGGATTCAGACCCTGCTCAAGACCGATAACGGGTAA